A segment of the Vibrio aquimaris genome:
TACCAATCTGGAAAATTAACTGGTCAGCTCTATCCATCTTCTCGAGCACATCTTAGTGACTCTTTTCGAGCTATCCAAAAAGTGATTCCATGCAGCACAGATTTTGGCAACGATATCGTCGTAATCGGTAAACGATTGGTTGGCTAGATAGTGCTGCCTCAACCAACTCCATACCTGCTCTATAGGGTTCAACTCAGGGGAATAGGGTGGAAGTTTTATGATGCTGACATTATTGAGCTCTTTTGCAATATCATTGGTATGCCATCCGGCTCCATCTATGATAACCACCGCGTGACGACCTGTTTCAGTCACCGCGGAGATCTGCTTAAGATGTTCAACCATAATGTCCTTGTTAACCCAAGGAACGACCATCGCCTCACCAATACCTTTAGCGGGACATACTGAGCCAAATAAATACGCATACTCAAACTGCTGCTGTTTTACCGCTCTTGGGCGGGTTCCTCTTTCAGCCCATAGGCGAGTTGTTGTGTTTTGTTGGCCAAACCTTGCTTCATCCTGAAACCAGACATCGACGTTATCAAGCCCCATGTGACCGGGGATCTTAAGGATCGTTTCAATTTTGAATTTTTTTAAAATCGTCTTGGATTGGCTGGGATTGACGAGGGTGCTTGGAGCGTGAAGTTATCCAAGAAAAGCCCATATGGTTGAGCAAGTAGTAGATCGAATCTGGGTGGTAGTGTTTGCCAAATTTATTAACGATATAAGCATGAATATCGTTACCAGTTAATCGACCGCCAGACGAATCCATCGCTCGAGCCTTTATATACTGACGTAATTCTTCTCGCTGCATCGCGTTAAGAAATGCTGGGCGACCCGTTCTTGGTTTCTCTTGCAACCCTTCAAGCCCTTCTTCAAGGAACGTTTGTACCCATTTATTCACACTGGTTCTGCTTACCTTA
Coding sequences within it:
- a CDS encoding IS630 family transposase (programmed frameshift) — protein: MDSLNNIDFKKLASQQKSIQMKMRLLALAHFKDGHSRTQIAKFLKVSRTSVNKWVQTFLEEGLEGLQEKPRTGRPAFLNAMQREELRQYIKARAMDSSGGRLTGNDIHAYIVNKFGKHYHPDSIYYLLNHMGFSWITSRSKHPRQSQPIQDDFKKFKIETILKIPGHMGLDNVDVWFQDEARFGQQNTTTRLWAERGTRPRAVKQQQFEYAYLFGSVCPAKGIGEAMVVPWVNKDIMVEHLKQISAVTETGRHAVVIIDGAGWHTNDIAKELNNVSIIKLPPYSPELNPIEQVWSWLRQHYLANQSFTDYDDIVAKICAAWNHFLDSSKRVTKMCSRRWIELTS